The following are encoded in a window of Microbacterium sp. LWO13-1.2 genomic DNA:
- a CDS encoding ATP-binding cassette domain-containing protein, translating to MPEGQVLEFTRVTKRFNDVTAVSDFSARVEPGVVTAFLGPNGAGKTTTLRILLGQLRATSGTATIGGVSYAELRQPLRTIGAVLEETPYRPRRTANRQLTIAAKANGIPLSRIDEVLTMVGLAGEGETRLGGYSLGMRQRLNVATALLGDPGALVFDEPANGLDPEGIRWMRLLMRRLADEGRTVLVSSHVLSEVEQVADNVLVLSKGQLVLASGIEKLADPAAGSVVVDADDRAALTTALSAAGFDVEVLRSGLTVRGGDAATVGAVAASAGIALSTLVQRGPTLEDVFIDLVRGGTLEPRAEAVASQLVDQERNGTVPVAPVAGPASAEPGSDAVDADADTDADADADEADAADAEPAADSAPVPSPVAAGVVTAGAAGLFRATVADEAPADPAPVSAPEDTAAAEAPEGPLGLFGDAVTPVDVPSEDLASDEVEFEAGPDEAEVEDDAHVASTDADSDATDDSDDSDATEPEPATGTGIDWHAAPAAEPVASDGEPVTAAAEGGVAGWTETDASDDEEASTPKPSFDDILFGAAPVSATAATAAFSPVIESDESTPEATDTAADGDAESAQEDAASQDAGAAPASETISESDVETEGDVVAAEGDAADSDDDEHEHEGIEIFAALGDDHEATSEEHDDDDPRSAAVSSMLAAAARAYFEDEPKDYPLNQAIASSEDESVDDGSSEDDGAHWAVAPTGVIDTVPLARAEGEPSGDEPSSSTDQEAEPTADDANESGDNDHDADAAQQGDEHHSEHGHEHEQNHDHHGDEHHHHG from the coding sequence ATGCCCGAAGGACAGGTGCTCGAGTTCACGCGCGTGACGAAGCGCTTCAATGATGTGACGGCGGTCTCCGACTTCTCCGCGCGTGTCGAGCCCGGTGTCGTCACCGCGTTCCTCGGCCCGAACGGCGCCGGGAAGACGACCACGCTGCGGATCCTGCTGGGTCAGCTGCGGGCGACCTCCGGAACCGCGACGATCGGCGGGGTCTCCTACGCCGAACTGCGCCAGCCGCTGCGCACGATCGGCGCGGTCCTGGAGGAGACTCCGTATCGTCCGCGCCGCACGGCGAACCGCCAGCTCACGATCGCCGCCAAGGCGAACGGCATCCCGCTGTCCCGCATCGACGAGGTGCTCACGATGGTCGGGCTCGCTGGCGAGGGCGAAACCCGCCTCGGCGGCTACTCGCTCGGCATGCGGCAGCGCCTGAACGTCGCGACCGCTCTGCTCGGCGACCCGGGAGCGCTCGTCTTCGATGAGCCCGCGAACGGACTCGACCCCGAGGGAATCCGCTGGATGCGCCTGCTGATGCGCCGCCTCGCCGACGAGGGCCGCACCGTGCTGGTCTCCTCGCATGTGCTCAGCGAGGTCGAGCAGGTCGCCGACAACGTACTCGTGCTCTCGAAGGGCCAGCTGGTTCTGGCGAGCGGCATCGAGAAGCTCGCAGATCCGGCCGCCGGGTCGGTCGTCGTGGATGCCGATGACCGCGCAGCCCTGACCACGGCGCTCTCTGCCGCCGGATTCGACGTGGAGGTGCTCCGTTCCGGCCTGACCGTACGCGGCGGCGACGCCGCCACCGTCGGCGCTGTCGCCGCATCCGCCGGCATCGCGCTGAGCACGCTCGTGCAGCGCGGCCCGACCCTCGAAGACGTCTTCATCGACCTGGTTCGCGGCGGCACTCTCGAGCCGCGCGCCGAGGCGGTGGCCTCGCAGCTGGTCGATCAGGAGCGCAACGGCACGGTGCCGGTCGCGCCCGTCGCCGGTCCCGCGAGCGCGGAGCCGGGTTCGGACGCGGTCGACGCGGATGCCGACACTGACGCTGACGCTGACGCTGACGAGGCCGATGCTGCCGACGCCGAGCCCGCCGCTGATTCCGCCCCGGTGCCGTCACCGGTCGCGGCCGGAGTGGTCACTGCCGGCGCTGCCGGCTTGTTCCGGGCGACCGTCGCGGATGAGGCCCCTGCCGACCCCGCACCAGTCTCCGCACCCGAGGACACCGCGGCCGCTGAGGCTCCGGAAGGCCCGCTCGGGCTGTTCGGGGATGCTGTCACCCCGGTTGATGTCCCTTCTGAGGACCTCGCTTCCGACGAGGTCGAGTTCGAGGCCGGTCCGGATGAAGCCGAGGTCGAGGACGACGCGCACGTTGCTTCGACCGACGCGGACTCCGACGCGACCGATGACTCCGACGACTCCGACGCGACCGAGCCCGAGCCCGCGACGGGGACGGGCATCGATTGGCACGCGGCACCCGCCGCTGAGCCCGTCGCGTCCGACGGCGAGCCTGTGACCGCTGCCGCCGAGGGCGGCGTCGCCGGATGGACTGAGACCGACGCGTCGGACGACGAGGAAGCCTCGACGCCGAAGCCCTCTTTCGACGACATCCTGTTCGGTGCGGCTCCGGTCTCCGCGACTGCGGCAACGGCCGCCTTCTCTCCGGTCATCGAGTCCGATGAGTCGACCCCCGAAGCGACCGATACTGCCGCGGACGGCGACGCAGAGTCGGCACAGGAAGACGCCGCGAGCCAGGATGCAGGCGCCGCGCCGGCCTCGGAGACGATCTCCGAGAGCGACGTCGAGACCGAGGGTGACGTCGTCGCTGCCGAGGGCGACGCCGCCGACAGCGACGACGACGAGCACGAGCACGAGGGCATCGAGATCTTCGCGGCGCTCGGCGATGACCACGAAGCGACCTCCGAAGAGCACGACGATGACGACCCGCGCTCCGCCGCCGTGTCCTCGATGCTCGCCGCAGCCGCACGGGCGTACTTCGAAGACGAGCCGAAGGACTACCCGCTGAATCAGGCGATCGCGAGCTCCGAGGACGAATCCGTCGATGACGGTTCATCCGAGGATGACGGCGCGCACTGGGCGGTCGCCCCGACCGGCGTCATCGACACGGTTCCCCTCGCGAGAGCAGAGGGCGAGCCGTCCGGCGACGAGCCCTCGTCGTCGACCGATCAGGAAGCCGAACCGACCGCAGACGACGCGAACGAGTCCGGCGACAACGATCACGACGCAGACGCGGCTCAGCAGGGCGACGAGCATCACAGCGAGCATGGCCACGAGCACGAGCAGAACCACGACCACCATGGGGACGAGCACCACCACCACGGCTGA
- a CDS encoding enoyl-CoA hydratase/isomerase family protein: MTESAAAPRVLARTEGALGRLTLNRPEAINALDLGMIDLLADALNAWRDDTDVQIVLIDGAGERGLCAGGDVRTLHAQIVAGHPERTAEFFRSEYALNALIAEYPKPVVAVADGVTMGGGIGLAGHAAIRIVTERSKLAMPETRIGFTPDVGGTWLLGRAPGRFGEYFGLTGSTMTGADAIYLGFADHYVPTENLDALREALAYRADPTGPSEIVLLFDETPEPSTLPADREWIDEAFSAPTVADIIERLRAQGTPDAAAIADLLEDLSPTALTVTLEAVREARELPGLRAALEGEYRRVLWFAEHHPDLVEGIRAQLVDKDRNPRWQPASIAELEADAGAGARAHVPAQPLF; encoded by the coding sequence GTGACCGAATCCGCAGCCGCACCCCGTGTCCTCGCCCGCACGGAAGGAGCACTCGGACGCCTCACTCTCAACCGCCCCGAGGCGATCAACGCGCTCGATCTCGGCATGATCGACCTCCTCGCCGACGCGCTGAACGCCTGGCGCGACGACACCGACGTGCAGATCGTCCTCATCGACGGGGCGGGTGAGCGCGGCCTGTGCGCAGGGGGCGATGTGCGCACCCTGCACGCGCAGATCGTGGCGGGGCACCCAGAGCGCACCGCGGAGTTCTTCCGCTCCGAGTACGCCCTCAACGCGCTGATCGCGGAGTACCCGAAACCGGTGGTCGCCGTGGCCGACGGCGTCACCATGGGCGGCGGGATCGGCCTCGCCGGGCACGCCGCCATCCGCATCGTCACCGAGCGGTCGAAGCTGGCGATGCCGGAGACGCGGATCGGCTTCACACCGGACGTCGGCGGCACATGGCTGCTCGGCAGGGCGCCGGGGCGATTCGGCGAGTACTTCGGACTCACCGGCAGCACCATGACCGGTGCGGACGCCATCTATCTGGGGTTCGCCGACCACTACGTGCCGACGGAGAACCTCGACGCGCTCCGTGAGGCGCTGGCGTATCGCGCCGATCCGACCGGTCCGAGCGAGATCGTCCTGCTGTTCGACGAGACGCCGGAACCTTCGACGCTTCCCGCCGACCGCGAGTGGATCGACGAGGCGTTCTCGGCGCCGACCGTCGCCGACATCATCGAGCGGCTGCGCGCACAGGGGACTCCGGATGCTGCGGCCATCGCCGACCTTCTCGAGGATCTCTCACCGACCGCACTCACGGTGACCCTCGAAGCCGTACGGGAGGCGCGCGAACTGCCGGGCCTTCGCGCGGCACTCGAGGGGGAGTACCGCCGTGTGCTCTGGTTCGCCGAGCATCACCCCGACCTCGTCGAGGGCATCCGTGCGCAGCTGGTCGACAAGGACCGCAACCCGCGCTGGCAGCCCGCGTCGATCGCCGAGCTCGAAGCGGATGCCGGCGCCGGCGCCCGCGCCCACGTTCCGGCGCAGCCGCTGTTCTGA